The following proteins are co-located in the Robbsia betulipollinis genome:
- a CDS encoding Rieske 2Fe-2S domain-containing protein, whose amino-acid sequence MSVKSDKLEGATSSGGAQVVRKLVPFGGYHTSKIPGHDPELTETGPGTPMGEYMRGFWHPVCMAIELTDTPRYLKILCEELVAFRDGSGAIGVLHAHCVHRGASLEYGAIQEHGIKCCYHGMVFGVDGSCLHVPFPKGEEKEAEKYACSIQQGAYKAIERHGLIFAYMGPPESEPPFPEWEGDFTVAPTDELVPYSNFQHCNWLQVQDNAADNYHPTALHAGKNVVGGHYQGTTFDEVGAASMEVAPDMHFVPIHQGRGLACAGARRVDKDRLFVRVQHQVLPNLSLHAYTSEDGARKKLFSRFHIVRWTVPVDDENSKMIGWRVMGPGIDTRGIGRKDLVGYESIDFLEGQVALRRPERFDGHTIDDIVSIPTDHRAREGYKAAQYAPGDYEAIISQRPIAVHSLENPTKFDAGLFLFRKMLRDAVRGTNPAASAAHFADWLREQHSAPNSYCSGNVLDIPEADTVEKEVAQRRGITRRIVAILTESDRFKGAERADFVREKFDELEQASKA is encoded by the coding sequence ATGAGCGTCAAGTCAGACAAACTGGAGGGCGCGACCAGCAGCGGCGGCGCCCAGGTCGTCAGGAAACTGGTGCCGTTCGGTGGCTACCACACCAGCAAGATACCGGGGCACGATCCCGAGCTCACGGAAACCGGGCCCGGCACGCCGATGGGCGAATACATGCGCGGGTTCTGGCATCCGGTATGCATGGCGATCGAACTTACCGATACCCCGCGTTATCTGAAGATCCTTTGCGAGGAACTGGTGGCGTTTCGCGATGGCAGCGGCGCCATCGGTGTCCTGCATGCGCATTGCGTGCACCGCGGCGCGTCGCTCGAATACGGCGCGATTCAGGAACACGGCATCAAGTGCTGCTATCACGGCATGGTGTTCGGCGTCGACGGCTCCTGTCTGCACGTGCCCTTTCCCAAGGGCGAGGAAAAGGAAGCGGAGAAATACGCGTGCTCGATCCAGCAGGGCGCATACAAGGCGATCGAGCGGCACGGGCTGATCTTCGCCTATATGGGACCGCCCGAGAGCGAGCCGCCGTTTCCCGAATGGGAAGGCGACTTCACCGTGGCGCCCACGGACGAACTCGTGCCCTACAGCAACTTCCAGCACTGCAACTGGCTGCAGGTGCAGGACAACGCCGCGGACAACTATCACCCCACCGCGCTGCACGCGGGCAAGAACGTGGTGGGCGGCCATTACCAGGGCACCACGTTCGATGAAGTCGGCGCGGCGTCGATGGAAGTCGCGCCGGACATGCATTTCGTGCCCATCCACCAGGGCCGGGGACTGGCCTGCGCGGGCGCGCGCCGGGTCGACAAGGATCGCCTGTTCGTGCGCGTGCAGCACCAGGTGCTGCCGAACCTGAGCCTGCACGCGTACACGTCCGAGGACGGCGCGCGAAAGAAGCTCTTCAGCCGTTTTCATATCGTCCGCTGGACCGTTCCCGTCGACGACGAGAACAGCAAGATGATCGGCTGGCGCGTGATGGGCCCCGGCATCGATACCCGCGGCATCGGCAGGAAGGATCTGGTCGGGTATGAATCGATCGACTTTCTCGAAGGTCAGGTGGCGCTGCGGCGCCCCGAGCGCTTCGACGGGCACACCATCGACGACATCGTCTCCATCCCCACCGATCACCGCGCGCGCGAAGGCTACAAAGCCGCGCAATACGCCCCGGGCGATTACGAAGCGATCATCAGCCAGCGTCCCATCGCCGTGCATTCGCTCGAAAACCCGACGAAGTTCGACGCCGGCCTGTTCCTGTTCCGCAAGATGCTGCGCGACGCGGTGCGCGGCACCAATCCGGCGGCGTCGGCGGCGCATTTCGCCGACTGGCTGCGCGAACAGCACAGCGCGCCGAACAGCTATTGCTCGGGAAACGTGCTCGACATTCCGGAAGCCGATACGGTCGAGAAGGAAGTCGCGCAGCGGCGCGGCATCACCCGGCGCATCGTCGCGATTCTCACCGAGAGCGACCGGTTCAAGGGCGCCGAGCGCGCCGACTTCGTTCGCGAGAAATTCGACGAACTGGAGCAGGCCAGCAAGGCGTGA
- a CDS encoding GntR family transcriptional regulator, translating into MQAKLIKIQARTDYVDEVYKVLLDAISEGSLAPGTRITQEEIAEQLAVSRSPVLQALRLLKKDGLVQDAPGRGLLVAPLDVEWIGHLYEIRGALDSLAARLAAEKSARIDKRLIADGRKAARGSDVKAMIEADGNFHMAIYMASGNPLIAETARMHWVHLRRVMGAVLQVSAQRRAIWDEHAAIAAAIAQGAVALAGELSEQHASRARTNLVQRLGEVLGAASDGAHGEDRADDLHAG; encoded by the coding sequence ATGCAGGCGAAACTGATCAAGATACAAGCGCGGACCGACTACGTGGACGAGGTCTATAAAGTGCTGCTCGATGCGATCAGCGAGGGGTCGCTGGCACCCGGCACGCGCATCACCCAGGAGGAGATCGCCGAGCAGCTGGCGGTGTCCCGCTCGCCGGTGTTGCAGGCGCTGCGTCTGTTGAAGAAGGACGGACTCGTGCAGGATGCGCCCGGGCGCGGCTTGCTGGTGGCGCCTTTGGACGTGGAGTGGATCGGCCATCTGTATGAAATCAGGGGCGCGCTGGATTCGCTGGCGGCGCGTCTGGCCGCGGAGAAATCCGCCCGGATCGACAAGCGCCTGATCGCCGACGGCCGCAAGGCGGCGCGCGGCAGCGACGTCAAGGCCATGATCGAGGCGGACGGCAATTTCCATATGGCCATCTACATGGCGTCCGGCAATCCGCTGATCGCCGAGACGGCGCGCATGCACTGGGTGCATCTGCGCCGGGTGATGGGGGCCGTCCTGCAGGTTTCCGCCCAGCGCAGAGCGATCTGGGACGAGCATGCGGCAATCGCCGCTGCCATCGCGCAGGGCGCGGTGGCGCTCGCGGGGGAGCTGTCCGAACAGCATGCGAGCCGGGCGCGGACGAATCTCGTGCAGCGGCTCGGCGAAGTGCTGGGCGCGGCGTCCGACGGCGCGCATGGCGAGGACCGGGCGGACGACCTGCACGCGGGGTGA
- a CDS encoding MFS transporter, with protein sequence MSFVRSAAGAQTEESATYAKIAWRLIPFVFICYLCSYLDRINVSFAKLQMLKDLGLSDAIYGAGASMFFVGYLLFEIPSNLLLLRVGPRRWIARIMVTWGLISAAMMFVRSPLTFYIARFLLGLAEAGFFPAILLYLTYWFPPSRRSKVIALFMTGIPMSGVVGGPLSGWIMHALGGAAGFAGWQWLFLLEGLPTALLGCIAFFYLDDKVSDAKWLSPAQKALVADRLQRETPPQQMHSLRDGLLHPKILLLSAIYFFYAMGLYGVTFWLPTLIKASGVSDPLNIGLLTAVPYAAATLCMLFVGQRSDATGERRWHLAIPGVVGAIGLYFSVTYAHSTVIAMIFLTIATSGVITTISQFWVLPPAILGGTAAAAGLALANSVGGISGVVSPYVIGLIQTATGSTGNGVFGLSVSLLIGSALVLFAVPAHLVNNPAKRERGALAGGVATLPTVEPASATPQPAQSVRSLG encoded by the coding sequence ATGAGTTTCGTTCGTTCTGCGGCGGGTGCGCAGACCGAGGAATCGGCGACCTACGCGAAGATCGCGTGGCGGCTGATTCCTTTCGTCTTCATCTGCTATCTATGTTCCTATCTGGATCGTATCAACGTCAGTTTCGCCAAGCTGCAGATGCTCAAGGATCTGGGCCTGAGCGACGCCATCTACGGCGCCGGCGCCAGCATGTTCTTCGTCGGCTATCTGCTCTTCGAAATCCCCAGCAATCTGCTGTTGCTGCGCGTCGGTCCCCGCCGCTGGATCGCCCGCATCATGGTGACCTGGGGCCTGATCTCCGCGGCGATGATGTTCGTGCGCTCGCCGTTGACCTTCTACATCGCCCGTTTTCTGCTCGGCCTGGCCGAGGCCGGCTTCTTCCCGGCCATCCTGCTGTATCTGACCTACTGGTTTCCGCCGTCGCGGCGCAGCAAGGTCATCGCCTTGTTCATGACGGGCATTCCGATGTCCGGCGTGGTGGGCGGCCCGCTGTCGGGCTGGATCATGCACGCGCTGGGCGGCGCGGCCGGCTTCGCCGGCTGGCAGTGGCTGTTCCTGCTCGAAGGCCTGCCCACCGCCCTCCTCGGCTGCATCGCGTTTTTCTATCTCGATGACAAGGTCAGCGACGCGAAATGGCTGTCCCCCGCGCAAAAAGCCCTGGTGGCGGACCGGCTGCAACGTGAAACGCCCCCGCAGCAGATGCATTCCCTGCGCGACGGCCTGCTGCATCCGAAGATCCTGCTGCTCAGCGCCATTTATTTCTTCTATGCGATGGGTCTCTATGGCGTGACCTTCTGGCTGCCCACCCTGATCAAGGCAAGCGGCGTGTCCGATCCGCTGAACATCGGCCTGCTGACCGCGGTGCCGTATGCGGCCGCGACGCTCTGCATGCTGTTCGTCGGCCAGCGCTCCGACGCCACCGGCGAGCGTCGCTGGCATCTGGCGATCCCCGGCGTCGTCGGCGCGATCGGGCTGTACTTCAGCGTGACCTATGCGCACTCGACCGTGATCGCGATGATTTTCCTCACCATCGCCACCAGCGGCGTCATCACCACCATCTCGCAATTCTGGGTTCTGCCGCCGGCGATCCTGGGCGGCACCGCGGCGGCGGCCGGCCTGGCGCTCGCGAATTCGGTGGGCGGTATCTCGGGCGTCGTCAGCCCCTACGTCATCGGCTTGATCCAGACCGCCACCGGCTCCACCGGCAACGGCGTGTTCGGGTTGTCGGTCAGTCTGCTCATCGGCAGCGCGCTGGTGCTGTTCGCCGTGCCCGCCCACCTGGTCAACAACCCAGCCAAGCGGGAGCGCGGCGCCCTCGCCGGTGGCGTGGCCACCCTGCCCACGGTCGAACCCGCGTCGGCGACACCGCAGCCGGCGCAATCGGTGCGCTCGCTGGGCTGA